A window of Streptomyces armeniacus contains these coding sequences:
- a CDS encoding MBL fold metallo-hydrolase: protein MSGSSTPGTAGGTPATVTDPYTVELAPGTYAYVQPDGGWCLSNAGWVTDGGAALLVDTAATERRTLRLRETLLGTGAPPPSYVVNTHHHGDHTYGNSHFTPDAAVIAHAACRDQVLSVGHQLHAMWPENDFGDIRITAPTITYEDELSVHVGGTEVRLIHPGVAHTTGDTIVWLPEQGVVFTGDLIFEGGTPFLPMGSLSGSLRALDRLRGLGARTVVPGHGPVTDAGAYDRTERYLRYVDETARKAHAAGRTPLEAAREAGPGEFAGLRESERLVANLHRAYAELDGRPDGVPLDVAMVFGDMAELNGGKPVACHA from the coding sequence ATGAGCGGCAGCAGCACGCCCGGGACAGCCGGCGGCACGCCCGCGACCGTCACCGACCCGTACACCGTCGAACTCGCGCCCGGCACGTACGCGTACGTCCAGCCCGACGGCGGCTGGTGCCTGAGCAACGCCGGGTGGGTGACCGACGGCGGCGCCGCCCTCCTGGTGGACACGGCGGCCACCGAGCGGCGGACCCTGCGGCTGCGCGAGACGCTGCTCGGCACCGGCGCTCCCCCGCCCTCGTACGTGGTCAACACCCACCACCACGGCGACCACACCTACGGCAACTCCCACTTCACCCCGGATGCGGCCGTGATCGCGCACGCCGCCTGCCGCGACCAGGTGCTGTCCGTCGGGCACCAACTGCACGCGATGTGGCCGGAGAACGACTTCGGGGACATCCGTATCACGGCCCCCACGATCACGTACGAGGACGAGCTGTCCGTGCACGTGGGCGGCACGGAGGTGCGGCTGATCCACCCCGGCGTCGCGCACACGACCGGGGACACCATCGTCTGGCTGCCGGAGCAGGGCGTCGTCTTCACCGGCGACCTGATCTTCGAGGGCGGCACCCCGTTCCTCCCGATGGGCTCGCTGAGCGGATCGCTGCGCGCCCTGGACCGGCTGCGCGGGCTCGGGGCGCGCACGGTGGTGCCGGGCCACGGGCCGGTCACGGACGCGGGGGCGTACGACCGTACGGAGCGGTATCTGCGGTACGTCGACGAGACCGCCCGCAAGGCGCACGCGGCCGGGCGCACGCCGCTGGAGGCGGCACGGGAGGCCGGTCCGGGCGAGTTCGCCGGGCTGCGGGAGAGCGAGCGGCTGGTCGCCAACCTGCACCGGGCGTACGCCGAGCTGGACGGCAGGCCGGACGGCGTGCCGCTGGACGTCGCCATGGTGTTCGGGGACATGGCGGAGCTGAACGGCGGGAAGCCGGTCGCCTGCCACGCCTGA
- a CDS encoding phosphotransferase family protein has protein sequence MSKDNPPGLDLERLADHLGRERPGLVRGQLGAEVIQGGRSNLTYRVSDGTSRWVLRRPPLGHVLATAHDMAREHRVISALHGTPVPVPETLLLCTDEDVLGAPFYLMEYVEGTPYRTARELSALGPERTRALLLSLTDTLVALHALDPGALGLADFGRPDGYLERQLRRWGKQLDASRSRELPRVDELHAALGAALPPSPAPTVLHGDFRLDNVLAGADGRIAAVLDWEMSTLGDPLADLGLLVMYSEQRELPDSLISSTRGAPGHPEPAELVERYAEVSGRDVSRINWYTAFAYFKLAVIAEGIHYRYTLGQTVGHGFDRIGALVPVLIDNGLTTLQEG, from the coding sequence ATGAGCAAGGACAACCCGCCAGGGCTCGACCTGGAGCGCCTCGCCGACCACCTCGGGCGGGAGCGGCCCGGTCTCGTGCGCGGCCAGCTCGGCGCCGAGGTGATCCAGGGCGGCCGCTCGAACCTCACGTACCGCGTGAGCGACGGCACCTCCCGCTGGGTCCTGCGCCGCCCGCCCCTGGGCCATGTCCTGGCCACGGCGCACGACATGGCGCGCGAGCACCGGGTGATCAGCGCGCTGCACGGCACGCCCGTGCCCGTCCCCGAGACCCTGCTGCTCTGCACCGACGAGGACGTGCTGGGCGCGCCGTTCTACCTCATGGAGTACGTCGAGGGCACCCCGTACCGCACCGCGCGCGAGCTGTCCGCGCTCGGCCCGGAGCGTACGCGTGCCCTGCTGCTGTCCCTCACCGACACCCTCGTCGCCCTGCACGCCCTCGACCCCGGCGCCCTCGGTCTCGCCGACTTCGGCCGCCCGGACGGCTATCTGGAACGGCAACTGCGCCGCTGGGGCAAGCAGTTGGACGCCTCGCGCAGTCGCGAGCTGCCGCGCGTCGACGAACTGCACGCCGCGCTGGGCGCCGCGCTGCCGCCCTCCCCCGCGCCCACCGTGCTGCACGGCGACTTCCGGCTGGACAACGTGCTGGCCGGTGCGGACGGCCGTATCGCCGCGGTGCTCGACTGGGAAATGTCCACGCTGGGCGACCCGCTGGCGGACCTCGGGCTCCTGGTGATGTACAGCGAGCAGCGGGAACTGCCGGACTCGCTGATCTCCAGCACCCGCGGCGCGCCCGGTCATCCGGAGCCGGCGGAGCTGGTCGAGCGGTACGCGGAGGTTTCGGGGCGCGATGTCTCGCGCATCAACTGGTACACCGCGTTCGCGTACTTCAAGCTGGCCGTCATCGCCGAGGGCATCCACTACCGCTACACCCTCGGCCAGACCGTCGGCCACGGATTCGACCGCATCGGCGCACTCGTACCGGTCCTGATCGACAACGGACTCACCACCCTGCAGGAGGGCTAG
- a CDS encoding beta-L-arabinofuranosidase domain-containing protein: MGMRYEPVRLGEIRPEGWLRRQLELQAAGLTGRVEEIWPDLGPRSGWLGGDGEDWERGPYYLDGLVPLAHLLGDEGLLRKTKPWIEWILGSQREDGQFGPPTNDDWWPRMVALKVLVQHAEATGDDRVPPFMARYFTYQLAHLAGRPLRNWGAYRATENVLAALWLHRRDPDPCWLDLCALLMDQNADWTGYLTKELITGRATVFDHLTHGPNVAMGLKVPAVHALLDGAQDTDPDGDPDSGPGSGPDGDHERYAELRACLAALDRWHGQVHGMFSGDEWLAGREAAQGIETCQVVEYLYTLEQSGLAFGEGELGDLAELVAFNHLPASCDPRMLAHQYHQQANQIAATVTQRRWTHSSDDANIFGLEPHYGCCLANLHQGWPKFAAALWMRMPADRGLAVFAYAPSTLRTRLGGADVTVEEATDYPFEDTVRFTVDVSRPVTFSLRLRVPHWCDAPELRLNGESHALTVEPSGYATVHRTWHSGDVLELRLPMAIRRVRRERNAVGVRLGPLVMVVPVKEAWRPLPEPRGLGEWEVEPLSSWNYGLHARGRGGLENWHVERAPVPDVPFAPEGVPVTIHGRVAALPEWQPRDGSAGEPPDSPVVTGAPVVDKPLVPYGCARLRVAELPTVISVEADGQEVP, translated from the coding sequence ATGGGCATGCGCTACGAACCCGTACGCCTCGGTGAGATACGCCCCGAGGGCTGGCTGCGTCGTCAACTCGAGCTCCAGGCGGCCGGACTGACCGGCCGCGTGGAGGAGATCTGGCCGGACCTGGGCCCTCGCTCCGGCTGGCTCGGTGGCGACGGCGAGGACTGGGAGCGGGGTCCTTACTACCTGGACGGACTCGTGCCGCTGGCGCACCTCCTCGGCGACGAGGGCCTGCTGCGCAAGACGAAGCCGTGGATCGAGTGGATTCTCGGCAGCCAGCGCGAGGACGGCCAGTTCGGGCCGCCCACGAACGACGACTGGTGGCCGCGCATGGTCGCCCTGAAGGTCCTCGTGCAGCATGCCGAGGCCACCGGCGACGACCGCGTGCCGCCGTTCATGGCGCGGTACTTCACGTACCAGCTGGCGCACCTGGCCGGCCGCCCGCTGCGGAACTGGGGCGCCTACCGCGCCACCGAGAACGTGCTCGCCGCCCTGTGGCTGCACCGCCGGGACCCGGATCCGTGCTGGCTCGACCTGTGCGCGCTGCTGATGGACCAGAACGCCGACTGGACCGGCTACCTCACCAAGGAGCTGATCACCGGCCGGGCCACCGTCTTCGACCATCTGACGCACGGCCCGAACGTCGCCATGGGCCTCAAGGTGCCCGCCGTACACGCCCTGCTCGACGGCGCGCAGGACACCGATCCTGACGGCGATCCGGACTCCGGTCCGGGCTCCGGTCCGGACGGCGACCACGAACGCTACGCCGAACTGCGCGCCTGTCTCGCCGCGCTCGACCGCTGGCACGGTCAGGTGCACGGCATGTTCTCCGGCGACGAGTGGCTGGCCGGGCGGGAGGCCGCCCAGGGCATCGAGACCTGCCAGGTGGTCGAGTACCTGTACACGCTGGAGCAGTCCGGGCTCGCCTTCGGCGAGGGCGAACTGGGCGATCTGGCCGAGCTGGTGGCGTTCAACCACCTGCCGGCGAGCTGTGACCCGCGCATGCTCGCCCACCAGTACCACCAGCAGGCCAACCAGATCGCCGCCACCGTCACACAGCGCCGCTGGACCCACAGCTCCGACGACGCCAACATCTTCGGCCTCGAACCGCACTACGGCTGCTGCCTCGCCAACCTCCACCAGGGCTGGCCCAAGTTCGCCGCCGCGCTGTGGATGCGGATGCCCGCGGACCGGGGACTGGCGGTGTTCGCGTACGCCCCCAGCACCCTCCGTACGCGGCTCGGCGGCGCGGACGTGACGGTCGAGGAGGCGACCGACTACCCGTTCGAGGACACGGTGCGGTTCACGGTCGACGTGTCCCGGCCGGTCACGTTCAGCCTCCGGCTGCGCGTCCCGCACTGGTGCGACGCCCCGGAACTGCGGCTGAACGGCGAGAGCCACGCCCTGACGGTCGAGCCGAGCGGCTACGCCACCGTGCACCGCACCTGGCACAGCGGCGACGTCCTCGAACTCCGCCTGCCCATGGCGATCCGCCGCGTACGGCGCGAACGGAACGCGGTCGGCGTACGGCTCGGCCCGCTCGTGATGGTCGTGCCGGTCAAGGAGGCGTGGCGGCCGCTGCCCGAGCCGCGCGGCCTGGGCGAGTGGGAAGTGGAGCCGCTGTCCTCGTGGAACTACGGGCTCCACGCGCGCGGCAGGGGCGGCCTCGAGAACTGGCACGTCGAACGCGCCCCCGTCCCCGACGTGCCGTTCGCCCCCGAGGGCGTGCCGGTCACGATCCACGGGCGGGTCGCCGCCCTGCCGGAGTGGCAGCCACGGGACGGCTCGGCCGGCGAACCCCCCGACAGCCCGGTCGTCACGGGCGCCCCGGTCGTCGACAAGCCGCTGGTGCCGTACGGCTGCGCGCGGCTGCGGGTCGCCGAACTGCCCACGGTGATCTCGGTGGAGGCGGACGGGCAGGAAGTGCCGTAG
- a CDS encoding YidH family protein — protein MIQRFLATLRLWFAPQRLQQEGSTPDYRFSLANERTFLAWIRTALALVAGGMAVDQFLTGLVWGVRTAIALALLAGGALCALRAVNHWVRCERAMRRGEDLPATRFPALLGTATALAALLVVAAVLLGRAGS, from the coding sequence ATGATCCAGCGGTTTCTGGCGACGCTCCGGCTGTGGTTCGCCCCGCAGCGCCTGCAACAGGAAGGCAGCACCCCTGACTACCGCTTCTCCCTCGCGAACGAGCGCACGTTCCTCGCCTGGATCCGTACGGCGCTGGCGCTGGTCGCGGGCGGAATGGCGGTGGACCAGTTCCTCACGGGGCTGGTCTGGGGCGTGCGTACGGCCATCGCGCTGGCCCTGCTCGCGGGCGGGGCGCTGTGCGCGCTGCGGGCCGTGAACCACTGGGTGCGCTGCGAGCGCGCCATGCGCCGCGGCGAGGACCTGCCCGCCACCCGCTTCCCGGCGCTGCTCGGCACGGCCACGGCGCTCGCGGCACTGCTGGTGGTGGCCGCCGTACTGCTGGGGCGTGCGGGCTCGTGA
- a CDS encoding FAD-binding dehydrogenase: MAYDADVIVIGAGLAGLTATAELVDAGRKVILLDQEPEQSLGGQAHWSFGGLFLVGSPEQRRMRIRDSRELAWQDWLGTAGFDRDEDHWPRRWAEAYVGFAAGEKRSWLRQQGLRLFPVVGWAERGGYDATGHGNSVPRFHITWGTGPGVVEPFERRVREGAARGLVDLRFRHRVTGLTRSAGSVDTVSGDVLAPSDAERGTASSRESVGTFELRAQAVIVTSGGIGGNHDLVRANWPERLGTPPKKLLSGVPAHVDGELLGVAEAAGARMINRDRMWHYTEGIENWNPIWSRHGIRILPGPSSLWLDATGKRLPVPLFPGFDTLGTLEHIMRTGHEYTWFVLSQKIIEKEFTLSGSEQNPDLTGKSVRQVLGRARAGAPGPVQAFMDHGADFIVERELPALVRRMNDLTGDKLIDETELRREIAARDREIDNKYTKDLQIMALRGARGYLGDKLVRVATPHRLLDPKSGPLIAVRLNILTRKSLGGLETDLSSRVLAADGETLPGVYAAGEAAGFGGGGVHGYRSLEGTFLGGCLFSGRVAGRAAAQAVD, from the coding sequence ATGGCGTACGACGCCGACGTGATCGTGATCGGGGCCGGGCTCGCCGGTCTCACGGCCACCGCCGAACTCGTCGACGCCGGGCGCAAGGTGATCCTGCTCGACCAGGAGCCGGAGCAGTCGCTCGGCGGCCAGGCGCACTGGTCGTTCGGCGGCCTGTTCCTGGTCGGGTCGCCGGAGCAGCGCCGGATGCGCATCCGCGACAGCCGCGAGCTGGCGTGGCAGGACTGGCTGGGTACGGCGGGCTTCGACCGCGACGAGGACCACTGGCCGCGCCGCTGGGCGGAGGCGTACGTGGGCTTCGCCGCCGGCGAGAAGCGCTCCTGGCTGCGCCAGCAGGGCCTGCGGCTGTTCCCGGTGGTCGGCTGGGCCGAGCGCGGCGGCTACGACGCGACCGGTCACGGCAACTCCGTGCCGCGCTTCCACATCACCTGGGGCACCGGGCCCGGCGTGGTGGAGCCGTTCGAGCGGCGGGTACGGGAGGGCGCCGCGCGCGGCCTCGTGGACCTGCGGTTCCGGCACCGGGTCACCGGGCTCACGCGCAGCGCGGGCAGCGTGGACACCGTCAGCGGCGACGTACTCGCGCCCAGCGACGCGGAACGCGGCACCGCCAGCAGCCGCGAGAGCGTCGGCACGTTCGAGCTGCGGGCCCAGGCCGTGATCGTCACCTCGGGCGGCATCGGCGGCAACCACGACCTCGTACGCGCCAACTGGCCCGAACGGCTCGGCACCCCGCCGAAGAAGCTGCTCTCCGGCGTGCCCGCGCACGTCGACGGCGAACTCCTCGGCGTCGCCGAGGCTGCGGGCGCCCGGATGATCAACCGGGACCGGATGTGGCACTACACCGAGGGCATCGAGAACTGGAACCCGATCTGGTCCCGGCACGGCATCCGCATCCTGCCCGGACCGTCCTCGCTGTGGCTCGACGCCACCGGCAAGCGGCTGCCCGTGCCGCTCTTCCCCGGCTTCGACACCCTGGGAACGCTGGAGCACATCATGCGCACGGGCCACGAGTACACGTGGTTCGTGCTCAGCCAGAAGATCATCGAGAAGGAGTTCACGCTCTCCGGCTCGGAGCAGAACCCCGACCTGACCGGCAAGTCCGTACGACAGGTGCTCGGCCGCGCGCGGGCGGGCGCGCCGGGGCCGGTGCAGGCGTTCATGGACCACGGCGCCGACTTCATCGTGGAACGCGAACTGCCCGCGCTCGTCCGCCGCATGAACGACCTCACCGGCGACAAGCTGATCGACGAGACGGAGCTGCGCCGCGAAATCGCCGCCAGGGATCGGGAGATCGACAACAAGTACACCAAGGACCTCCAGATCATGGCGCTGCGCGGGGCGCGCGGCTATCTCGGCGACAAGCTCGTACGCGTCGCCACGCCGCACCGGCTGCTCGACCCGAAGTCGGGCCCGCTGATCGCCGTACGGCTGAACATCCTCACCCGCAAGTCCCTCGGCGGGCTGGAGACCGACCTGTCCTCGCGCGTGCTCGCCGCGGACGGCGAGACCCTGCCGGGGGTCTACGCGGCGGGGGAGGCGGCCGGGTTCGGCGGCGGGGGCGTGCACGGCTACCGCTCGCTGGAGGGGACGTTCCTCGGCGGCTGCCTGTTCTCGGGGCGCGTGGCGGGGCGGGCGGCGGCGCAGGCGGTGGACTGA
- a CDS encoding acyl-CoA dehydrogenase family protein, with amino-acid sequence MDFAFDARTEELRRQLLTFMEEHIRPAEAIAAEQRAALESPWDTPPVVDELKAEARKHGLWNLFLPDRTYGAGLTNLQYAPLAEITGHSPQLAPTALNCAAPDTGNMEVLAEFGGPEQRRQWLEPLLNGEIRSAFAMTEPDVASSDATNVETRIRRDGDDYVISGRKWYISGAMNPNCKIFIVMGKTEPDATDTRRQQSMILVPRDTPGVEVRRAMQVYGYEDHWHGGHAEVSFDDVRVPARNLIGEEGGGFAIAQARLGPGRIHHCMRLIGMAERGIELMCRRAVSRTAFGKPLAQQGVVREWIADARVQVEQLRLLVLKTAWLMDTVGNRGAHTEIQAIKIATPRAVVGILDRAVQLHGAGGVSQDFPLAELWASARTLQLADGPDEVHQRSLARRELKKYA; translated from the coding sequence ATGGACTTCGCATTCGACGCCCGTACGGAGGAGCTGCGCCGGCAGCTGCTCACCTTCATGGAAGAGCACATCCGTCCCGCCGAGGCCATCGCCGCCGAGCAGCGCGCCGCGCTCGAATCCCCGTGGGACACGCCGCCGGTGGTGGACGAGCTGAAGGCGGAGGCCCGCAAGCACGGGCTGTGGAACCTCTTCCTGCCCGACAGGACGTACGGCGCCGGGCTGACCAACCTGCAGTACGCGCCGCTGGCCGAGATCACCGGCCACAGCCCGCAGCTCGCCCCCACGGCGCTCAACTGCGCCGCCCCGGACACCGGGAACATGGAGGTGCTGGCGGAGTTCGGCGGGCCCGAGCAGCGCAGGCAGTGGCTGGAGCCGCTGCTGAACGGCGAGATCCGGTCGGCGTTCGCGATGACCGAGCCCGACGTGGCGTCCTCGGACGCCACCAACGTCGAGACCCGCATACGGCGGGACGGCGACGACTACGTCATCAGCGGCCGCAAGTGGTACATCTCCGGCGCGATGAACCCCAACTGCAAGATCTTCATCGTCATGGGCAAGACCGAGCCGGACGCCACGGACACGCGCCGCCAGCAGTCCATGATCCTCGTGCCGCGCGACACCCCCGGCGTCGAGGTGCGCCGCGCGATGCAGGTCTACGGCTACGAGGACCACTGGCACGGCGGCCACGCCGAGGTGTCGTTCGACGACGTACGCGTGCCCGCCCGCAACCTGATCGGCGAGGAGGGCGGCGGCTTCGCCATCGCCCAGGCCCGGCTGGGCCCCGGCCGCATCCACCACTGCATGCGGCTGATCGGCATGGCGGAGCGCGGCATCGAGCTGATGTGCCGCCGGGCCGTGTCGCGTACGGCGTTCGGGAAGCCGCTGGCCCAGCAGGGCGTCGTACGGGAGTGGATCGCGGACGCGCGGGTGCAGGTGGAGCAGCTGCGGCTGCTCGTACTCAAGACGGCCTGGCTGATGGACACCGTCGGCAACCGGGGCGCGCACACCGAGATCCAGGCCATCAAGATCGCGACGCCGCGCGCGGTCGTCGGCATCCTGGACCGGGCGGTGCAGCTGCACGGCGCGGGCGGGGTGAGCCAGGACTTCCCGCTGGCGGAGCTGTGGGCGTCCGCCCGTACGCTCCAGCTGGCCGACGGCCCGGACGAGGTGCACCAGCGGTCGCTGGCACGGCGGGAACTGAAGAAGTACGCGTAA
- a CDS encoding DUF202 domain-containing protein, whose product MSTPYDGGAADEQDRGAQPERTRLAWRRTTLAFAVAAALGIRSVLDGAGGPPAYAVAALAALVWLAFLAVAHRRIRTLADSPSGPGAGRAIAWAAVCTLTLTVFGTLLLF is encoded by the coding sequence GTGAGCACGCCGTACGACGGCGGTGCGGCCGACGAGCAGGACCGCGGCGCGCAGCCGGAACGCACCCGGCTGGCGTGGCGCCGTACGACCCTGGCCTTCGCGGTGGCCGCCGCGCTGGGCATCCGCAGCGTGCTGGACGGCGCGGGCGGCCCGCCGGCGTACGCGGTGGCGGCGCTGGCCGCACTGGTCTGGCTGGCGTTCCTCGCGGTGGCACACCGCCGCATCCGCACCCTCGCGGACAGCCCGTCGGGGCCGGGCGCGGGCCGCGCCATCGCGTGGGCGGCGGTCTGCACGCTGACCCTGACGGTCTTCGGCACGCTGCTGCTGTTCTGA
- a CDS encoding glucarate dehydratase family protein yields MDTRVDARTGRGPLVEEVRLTPVLTADPPLLNAHGVHQPYAARLVIEVVTADGTTGVGETYGETKYLGHARALADALPGLPVSDLNGLDALAESVCGTGKGGGTGTGDGDGADLGVDVGGLRGVQTADKLRLSVVSGFEVACLDALGKSLGLPVHALLGGRVRDRVDYSAYLFYRWAAHPGTRGETDDWGDALDPAGVVAQARRFADDYGFRSFKLKGGVFPPDEEIAAVRALAREFPGHPLRLDPNGAWSVETSRKVESELRDVLEYLEDPALGTPAMAEVAASSQLPLATNMCVTTVPEIAEAFTSDAVQIVLSDHHYWGGLRRTRELAAICRAFGVGLSMHSNTHLGISLAAMTHVAATVPGLVHACDTHYPWQTEDVLTRRHTFRDGALEVSDAPGLGVELDRAALAALHERWLADDGTMRDRDDVAAMRVARPDWTVPRTPRW; encoded by the coding sequence ATGGATACACGCGTGGATGCCCGTACGGGCCGCGGCCCGCTCGTCGAAGAGGTGCGGCTGACCCCGGTCCTGACCGCCGACCCGCCGCTGCTCAACGCGCACGGCGTGCACCAGCCGTACGCCGCGCGCCTCGTGATCGAGGTGGTGACGGCCGACGGCACGACCGGCGTCGGCGAGACGTACGGCGAGACGAAGTACCTGGGGCACGCGCGGGCGCTCGCGGACGCCCTGCCGGGGCTGCCGGTCAGCGATCTGAACGGGCTGGACGCCCTCGCCGAGTCCGTGTGCGGTACGGGCAAGGGCGGCGGTACGGGCACGGGTGACGGCGACGGCGCGGACCTGGGCGTGGACGTGGGCGGGCTGCGCGGCGTCCAGACCGCCGACAAGCTGCGGCTCTCCGTCGTCTCCGGCTTCGAGGTCGCCTGCCTGGACGCCCTCGGCAAGTCGCTAGGGCTGCCCGTGCACGCGCTGCTCGGCGGCCGGGTCAGGGACCGCGTGGACTACAGCGCGTACCTCTTCTACCGCTGGGCCGCCCACCCCGGCACGCGCGGCGAGACGGACGACTGGGGCGACGCGCTCGACCCGGCCGGGGTTGTGGCGCAGGCCCGGCGCTTCGCCGACGACTACGGCTTCCGCTCGTTCAAGCTCAAGGGCGGCGTCTTCCCGCCGGACGAGGAGATCGCCGCGGTGCGCGCGCTCGCCCGCGAGTTCCCCGGGCACCCGCTGCGGCTCGACCCCAACGGGGCCTGGTCGGTGGAGACCTCGCGGAAGGTGGAGAGCGAGCTGCGGGACGTCCTCGAGTACCTGGAGGACCCGGCGCTCGGCACCCCCGCGATGGCCGAGGTCGCCGCGTCCTCGCAGCTGCCGCTGGCCACCAACATGTGCGTCACGACCGTTCCGGAGATCGCCGAGGCCTTCACGTCCGACGCCGTGCAGATCGTCCTCTCCGATCACCACTACTGGGGCGGCCTGCGCAGGACCCGCGAACTCGCCGCGATCTGCCGCGCGTTCGGCGTCGGCCTGTCCATGCACTCCAACACCCACCTCGGCATCAGCCTCGCCGCGATGACGCACGTCGCCGCCACCGTGCCCGGCCTCGTGCACGCCTGTGACACGCACTACCCCTGGCAGACCGAGGACGTCCTCACCCGGCGGCACACCTTCCGGGACGGCGCGCTGGAGGTCTCCGACGCCCCCGGGCTCGGCGTCGAACTCGACCGCGCCGCCCTCGCCGCCCTGCACGAGCGGTGGCTCGCCGACGACGGCACCATGCGCGACCGCGACGACGTCGCGGCGATGCGCGTCGCCCGCCCGGACTGGACGGTGCCGCGGACGCCGCGCTGGTGA
- a CDS encoding LacI family DNA-binding transcriptional regulator, with protein sequence MTGGKMKQEGRPVRIVDVARAVGVSPSTVSKALNDSGSLRPATRERVRAAADRLGFVSDAGARALSMRRTFIVGLLSTDDVGRFSMPVMLGAENALTVGEISTLVATARHDSVREQHHLRTLVARRVDGIIVTGKTTDAREPIRVPVPVVYALAPSTDPDDVSVVPDDAAGVRLVVDHLRTLGHRRVAHIGGRADQNTSRVRLAALRDALDAAGMDLVGEPLLGEWSEPWGRQAVDLLLRDDQAPPATAVVCASDQLARAVTDRLRERGLRVPHDVAVTGYDNWEVMWAASRPPLTTVDMELEQLGRRAAERLLAEIQPEPPEPDAAAGPGTRSDGVGPGTRSDGVGPRGIELVPPRLVVRGSTIAGD encoded by the coding sequence ATGACCGGAGGAAAGATGAAGCAGGAAGGCCGGCCGGTGCGCATCGTCGATGTCGCCCGTGCTGTCGGCGTCTCCCCGAGCACCGTCTCGAAGGCGCTCAACGACTCCGGGTCGCTGCGCCCCGCCACACGGGAGCGGGTGCGCGCCGCGGCCGACCGCCTCGGCTTCGTGTCCGACGCCGGCGCCCGCGCGCTGTCCATGCGGCGCACGTTCATCGTGGGCCTGCTGAGCACCGACGACGTGGGGCGGTTCAGCATGCCGGTCATGCTCGGCGCGGAGAACGCGCTGACCGTCGGGGAGATCTCCACGCTCGTCGCCACCGCCCGGCACGACTCCGTACGCGAGCAGCACCACCTGCGTACGCTCGTCGCCCGGCGCGTGGACGGCATCATCGTCACCGGCAAGACCACGGACGCGCGGGAGCCGATCCGCGTACCCGTACCGGTCGTCTACGCGCTCGCCCCGTCCACCGACCCCGACGACGTCTCGGTGGTGCCCGACGACGCGGCGGGCGTACGACTCGTGGTGGACCACCTCCGTACGCTCGGGCACCGTCGGGTGGCGCACATCGGCGGGCGCGCCGACCAGAACACCTCGCGGGTACGGCTCGCCGCCCTCCGCGACGCCCTCGACGCCGCCGGAATGGACCTCGTCGGGGAACCGCTGCTCGGCGAGTGGAGCGAACCGTGGGGCCGCCAGGCCGTCGACCTCCTGCTGCGCGACGACCAGGCGCCCCCGGCCACCGCCGTCGTCTGCGCCTCCGACCAGCTCGCGCGCGCGGTCACCGACCGGCTGCGGGAACGCGGCCTGCGCGTCCCGCACGACGTCGCCGTCACCGGCTACGACAACTGGGAGGTGATGTGGGCGGCCAGCCGGCCTCCGCTCACGACGGTGGACATGGAGCTCGAACAGCTCGGCAGACGGGCCGCGGAGCGCCTTCTCGCCGAGATACAGCCCGAGCCACCCGAGCCGGACGCCGCCGCCGGCCCCGGCACCCGCTCAGACGGCGTCGGTCCCGGCACCCGTTCAGACGGCGTCGGTCCCCGCGGCATCGAACTCGTCCCGCCGCGCCTGGTCGTCCGCGGCTCGACCATCGCGGGCGACTGA